In a genomic window of Desulfofalx alkaliphila DSM 12257:
- a CDS encoding phage head closure protein yields MTYDHELTLISHTWEENEIGVQIPVETKTTVLCGLKSISRDEFYSAAVTGLKPAMVFVIHEYEYNGEREVEFEGARYKVIRTYRGGMARQGSRLAFDEMELTCERVSTDG; encoded by the coding sequence GTGACCTATGACCACGAACTAACCCTAATTAGCCACACATGGGAGGAAAACGAGATTGGGGTGCAGATACCAGTTGAAACCAAAACAACGGTACTGTGTGGCCTAAAATCTATTTCCCGGGATGAATTTTACAGCGCTGCCGTAACCGGACTAAAACCAGCAATGGTATTTGTAATCCACGAGTATGAATACAATGGGGAACGAGAAGTGGAGTTTGAAGGCGCCCGGTATAAAGTGATAAGGACTTACCGGGGTGGTATGGCCCGGCAAGGGTCTAGGTTGGCCTTTGATGAAATGGAGTTGACTTGCGAAAGGGTGTCTACTGATGGCTAA
- a CDS encoding Rho termination factor N-terminal domain-containing protein — MTKAELVEYADGLGIPGLNARMTKADIIAAIREAMGWT; from the coding sequence ATGACCAAGGCCGAGTTGGTCGAGTACGCAGATGGGTTGGGCATTCCCGGGCTTAATGCCCGTATGACAAAAGCGGACATAATTGCCGCCATCAGGGAGGCGATGGGATGGACGTAA